The window CACAGTTTACAAAGTTATCTGGAAACTCATCACCAATAGTTGTTGTAGTTATAGCTTCAGAAAGATCAGCTTCTAAGACATAGACATTTTTATCATTTTTTATAAGTTCCTTCAGTGTTTCACTATAAGCTCTTCTCATCTCTAAACTATCTAATACAAGGTTACTCATTTTCATCCTCCTTATCACCCTGTTCAAAATTTTGAATCTCCCAAAGAAGAACTCCCTTCATCTCATCATTAAATCTAACATGGTGATTTGCTTTTAAATCTTCAAAGTATTTAACTCCTTGCCCTTTAATAGTATCTAAAACAATAGCTTTAGGTTTCCCAAAGTTATCTCCTTTTAAAGCTGTATAAATCTCCCCTACAGAGTCTCCTTTAACTTGCATAGAGTGAAATCCAAAACTTCTAAGTTTTTCTAAGATACTAAAAGTTTCACAGATTTCATTAGTTGTTCCATCTAGTTGCTTTTTGTTGTTATCTACAAAAAGTGTAAAGTTAGTTAATTTAAAGTGAGCAGCAAACTGAATAGCTTCCCAGCACTGTCCCTCATTTAGCTCACCATCTCCAACAATACAGTAAACATGTCTTTCACTGCTATCTCTTAAAAGTCCTAAAGCGATTCCAACAGCAGCAGAAACTCCTTGTCCTAAAGAACCAGTTGTCATATCTATTCCTGGAGTTAAGTTTCTATTTGGATGACTAGGTAAAGTAGTACCATTATCATTTAAAGTCATCAGAGTCTCTAAAGGAAAAAATCCTTTTAAAGCAAGAGTGGAGTAAAGGCTTGGTCCTGCATGCCCTTTTGAAAGTACAAAAAAATCTCTATCTAAATTTTTAGGATCTTGAGGGTTTATTTTCATAGTTGAATATAGCACTGCAAGAGTTTCTACAATGGACATAGCTCCGCCAATGTGTCCAAAACCTCTATTTAAAAGCATTTTTAAAGTTTCTTTTCGAATATCTTTAGCAAATTTTTCCATTTGGATAATATCAGGCATAAAAACCTCCTAAGTTTAGGTATTTACTATATAATTCTATAAATTTTAGAAATAACCTACAAAATATTTTTTATTTTTCATAATTATGTGAAGATGGGCGATGTGATATAATGTAGGAAAACATTAGGAGGGATTGAGTGGAATTTTTAAAAAATTTATTAGATAAAGTCGGTTCAATAATGTATAAACGTGGGGAAGAGTATTATAAAAAGGGAAAGATATTAAAACTTCAAATAGAGAGTGTGGAAGAGGAATACTATGGAGAGGGTGTTCGTAATTTAACTGGAACTATAAAGGGTAGTAGTGGATATTTAAACTACAGAACTGATGTTATATTTAACTATAAAGAGGTTGTTGATTACAACTGTAGTTGTATGTATTTTAGAGAGAATATGTCTCCGTGTAAGCATATAGCTGCAGTGGGAATGGCAGCTTATAACCTAGTGCTAAAAAAAGAGATGAGTTCAAAATCAGAGGCAGATACTCATTTAGAATTTTTTAAAAAACCAACTTTAGAGAAAATGAATCCAATATTTTTAAAAATAACTCCAGAGGTAGAGGTAATAATAGGGCATAAAAGTCTTACTTTTAATATGGAGATAATTTCAAAGGGAAAAAAATATAAATTAACAAATAAATTTGCAAAATTTTTAGAAGCTTATGAGGCTGAGGAGTTTAGTTTTGGAAAAGCCTACAGCTACAACCCAAAAACAGATTATTTTCAAGGATGGGAAAAAAAATTCTTAGATTTTTTTAAAGAGTATGAAGGCATATTCAAAAGAAGTTATCATGGAGAGTTAAATTTAAATGAAGTTTTAGGAAATAAAAGAAGTTTTGATAGATTTATTGATATTTTAGGAGAAGGGAATCAAGCTATTGTAAAGGAAGTTTCATTAAAAGATATTTTAGATGTGGAGATGAAAGAGAGTGAAGATGAAACGGTAGCTGTGGAGTTTAAAAATGTAGATGATTTTATATTGAAAGGAGAAAGAACTCTTTTAAGTGTTATAAATAAAAATGAACCAGTTTTTTATAGAATTTCATCTTTAGATATGGAGATGTATAAAAATATTTTAAGAAGAACAAGTCGAAGTAAAGCTATGATAGTAAGTGAAAAAAACCTTCCAGTAGTTATAAATTCAGCTCAAAATATGGGAAGATTAGAGATATCTAAAAAATTAGAGGAAAAGATATATACCCCTAAAGTTATAGAGGATAAAATATATATAGACTCATATAACACATATGGTTTAAAGATTTATTCTAAGAGATTTTATGATGGAAAATCAGAAAGTGAGTTAGAGGATGTTATACTTTTAAATAACTCTTTAGAGGAGGAGTCCCTATATAGTAAAGTTTTAAAAGTGTATCACAATAATTTTGAAAATGGGTTTTACCATATTACAAATTTAGAAAGTATCTATAGGTTTGTTGTAGAAGCTATACCTGAACTTGAGAAAAAATATGAAATCTACTACTCAGAGGAGTTTAAAAATAAAAGCTACTCAACGGCAAGTTGTAGAGTAGAAACAAAGGTTACAGATATACTAGAGATAAAGTTTAATATAGATAATATAGATAAAAGTGAATTAAATGGAATTTTAAATGCCATTAGAGAGAGAAAAAAATATTACCTTTTAAAAAATGGTGGCATTATAGATGTGGGAGACAGTGAGGAGCTAAATGATTTAAGTGATCTTTTGAATATAGCAGAAGCCACTAAAAAAGAGATAGAGGCTGGAGTTATATCAAGAGCCAAGAATTATAGCTATTTTCTAAGCTCAACACTACAAAGAATTAAAAATGTAGTTTTTGATGAAAATTTTAAAGAGATGGAAAAAAATCTAAAAACTATATGTTTAAAAGGTGAAGAAAAAAGAATAAAAAAAGAGTTTCCAATGTTAAGAGATTATCAACTGTATGGAGTTCAGTGGTTAAAAACCCTTGAAAAATTAGGGCTTGGAGGTATTTTAGCAGATGATATGGGACTTGGAAAAACTCTTCAAACTATAGTGTATTTGGCTTTAGAGGAGAGAGAACTACCAAGCATAGTTATAGCACCAAAATCTTTAGTTTATAACTGGAAAAGTGAATTTGAAAAATTTGCACCAAATATAAAAGTAAAGATGTGCGTAGGAGTTAAATGGGAAAGAGAGGAGGTTATTAAGAATATAGGTAGCAAAGAGATAATAATAACAACCTATGGACTTTTAAAAAATGATTTAGGGCTTTATGAAAAGATGCTGTTTAAAGATGGGTTTGCAAATATAATTATAGATGAAGCTCAAAATATAAAAAATATTTTAGCAAAGACATCTAATGCTATAAAAGAGATAAAGGGAGAAACTAAAATAGCTCTTACAGGAACTCCTATTGAAAATAATATATTAGAGCTTTGGAGTATTTTTGATTTTGCATTTCCAGGGTACCTTGGAGCACACACAACTTTTAAAAAGAGATACTTAGATAATTTAAAAAGTTTAAAAAGTGTTGTGGGACCTTTTATTTTAAGACGAACTAAAAAAGAGGTATTAAAAGAATTACCAGAGAAAATAGAGCAGGATGTTGTTGTTGAGTTAGATGAGAAACAGAAAAAATTATATCTCACATATTTAGAGAAGTATAAAAAAGAGGTAGAAGCTGATGGTAGCGATGCTATAAAGATCCTTTCGTGCTTAACAAGACTACGTCAAATATGTAACCATCCAAAACTTTTTATAGAGGACTACAAAGGAAACAGTGGAAAATTAGAGGCTCTTTTAGAAATTCTTCAAGAAGCTAAAAGTGGTGGGCATAGGGTGCTTCTTTTTTCTCAATTTACAGAGATGCTAAGCATAATAAAAGAGTATTTGAAAAATGAGTTTAGTATGCTTTATTTAGATGGAAAAACTAAAATAGAAGAGAGATTAGAACTGGCAGAAAGGTTTAACAGTGGAGAGGGAGATATATTCATAATCTCTTTAAAGGCTGGAGGAAGCGGACTAAATTTAACTGGAGCTGATACAGTTGTACACTTTGATCCTTGGTGGAATCCATCTGTGGAAAATCAGGCCACAGATAGAGCTCATAGAATGGGACAAAAAAATACAGTGAATGTTTTTAGGATTATAACTAAGGGAACTATTGAAGAAAAGATAAGTCTCATTAAAAATGAGAAATCTAAAGTGATAAGCGAGGTTTTAGAAGGGGAGAAGCAGGAACTTTTAAAAATGAATCGAGAGGAACTTCTAAAATTATTTTAAGAAAAAAAAGAAAGATCAATAAAAAAAGGTATAATAGTTCAGAATAAGTATACTAAAATTTTAGAAATAAAACATATACAAAAAAAGTTGAACCGAGATTCAAAAAGTGCTATACTATATTTGAAAATAATGAATAAAAACAGAGGCGAGGAAAATGAAGAATTTAAAAAACTATTTTAAGTATTTGCCAGTGGCTCTAACAGGTTTAGCTTTAGGTGTATCTGGAGTTAGTGGAGCAGTGGCGGTTATACTTGATCCAAGAGCTTTATACTTAGGAAACTTTATATCTTTAATGTTGTTATTACCGATTATAATAAAGAATGTTCTTCACTTTGATGTGTTTAAAGAGGAACTAAAGCATCCAACACTTGGAAGTTTTATACCTACTTTAGATATGGCATTGATGAACTTTTCAGTTGTACTATATGAATTTTCACCAGTATTAGGAAAAGGATTATGGTTACTATGTATATTTTTACATCTGATCTTTGGAGTATCGTTTATATATCATAGATTTCGTTCTTGGAATATAGAGCATATGGTTCCAAGTTGGTTTGTTCCTCCAATAGGTGTTGTTGTTGCTTCAGTGGACTCAGCAGCTATGGGAATGCCAGAGTTAGCTAAGGCAATCTTTTTCATAGGGTTTGCATTTTACATAGTTATGCTTCCTATGATGCTTTATAGAATTATATTTGTTGAAAAGATAGATGATGCTAGACTACCAACGTTTGCTATAATGGCAGCGCCACCTAATCTTTGTTTAGCAGGTTATTTAGTTGCTTTTGAAACTCCAAACCCAGCAAT of the Cetobacterium sp. NK01 genome contains:
- a CDS encoding TDT family transporter, with product MKNLKNYFKYLPVALTGLALGVSGVSGAVAVILDPRALYLGNFISLMLLLPIIIKNVLHFDVFKEELKHPTLGSFIPTLDMALMNFSVVLYEFSPVLGKGLWLLCIFLHLIFGVSFIYHRFRSWNIEHMVPSWFVPPIGVVVASVDSAAMGMPELAKAIFFIGFAFYIVMLPMMLYRIIFVEKIDDARLPTFAIMAAPPNLCLAGYLVAFETPNPAMVGFLFPLGIFMTALLYISMVKIIRLKFTPVYASFTFPLAIGSTAILKYSKYIASIDQSRGIFWYNFGVAATTLAVFFITIIFVRIVRIVINQVKEIRGSL
- a CDS encoding transketolase, with the protein product MPDIIQMEKFAKDIRKETLKMLLNRGFGHIGGAMSIVETLAVLYSTMKINPQDPKNLDRDFFVLSKGHAGPSLYSTLALKGFFPLETLMTLNDNGTTLPSHPNRNLTPGIDMTTGSLGQGVSAAVGIALGLLRDSSERHVYCIVGDGELNEGQCWEAIQFAAHFKLTNFTLFVDNNKKQLDGTTNEICETFSILEKLRSFGFHSMQVKGDSVGEIYTALKGDNFGKPKAIVLDTIKGQGVKYFEDLKANHHVRFNDEMKGVLLWEIQNFEQGDKEDENE
- a CDS encoding SNF2-related protein, with the protein product MEFLKNLLDKVGSIMYKRGEEYYKKGKILKLQIESVEEEYYGEGVRNLTGTIKGSSGYLNYRTDVIFNYKEVVDYNCSCMYFRENMSPCKHIAAVGMAAYNLVLKKEMSSKSEADTHLEFFKKPTLEKMNPIFLKITPEVEVIIGHKSLTFNMEIISKGKKYKLTNKFAKFLEAYEAEEFSFGKAYSYNPKTDYFQGWEKKFLDFFKEYEGIFKRSYHGELNLNEVLGNKRSFDRFIDILGEGNQAIVKEVSLKDILDVEMKESEDETVAVEFKNVDDFILKGERTLLSVINKNEPVFYRISSLDMEMYKNILRRTSRSKAMIVSEKNLPVVINSAQNMGRLEISKKLEEKIYTPKVIEDKIYIDSYNTYGLKIYSKRFYDGKSESELEDVILLNNSLEEESLYSKVLKVYHNNFENGFYHITNLESIYRFVVEAIPELEKKYEIYYSEEFKNKSYSTASCRVETKVTDILEIKFNIDNIDKSELNGILNAIRERKKYYLLKNGGIIDVGDSEELNDLSDLLNIAEATKKEIEAGVISRAKNYSYFLSSTLQRIKNVVFDENFKEMEKNLKTICLKGEEKRIKKEFPMLRDYQLYGVQWLKTLEKLGLGGILADDMGLGKTLQTIVYLALEERELPSIVIAPKSLVYNWKSEFEKFAPNIKVKMCVGVKWEREEVIKNIGSKEIIITTYGLLKNDLGLYEKMLFKDGFANIIIDEAQNIKNILAKTSNAIKEIKGETKIALTGTPIENNILELWSIFDFAFPGYLGAHTTFKKRYLDNLKSLKSVVGPFILRRTKKEVLKELPEKIEQDVVVELDEKQKKLYLTYLEKYKKEVEADGSDAIKILSCLTRLRQICNHPKLFIEDYKGNSGKLEALLEILQEAKSGGHRVLLFSQFTEMLSIIKEYLKNEFSMLYLDGKTKIEERLELAERFNSGEGDIFIISLKAGGSGLNLTGADTVVHFDPWWNPSVENQATDRAHRMGQKNTVNVFRIITKGTIEEKISLIKNEKSKVISEVLEGEKQELLKMNREELLKLF